The proteins below come from a single Terriglobales bacterium genomic window:
- a CDS encoding NTF2 fold immunity protein, with protein MKRRVSLMILFTAIAAVALAQLPVAVPDEATAVRVAEKALAKVYGEKKIASERPFKASLRDGIWKVWGTLYCKDQHGNMITDACVGGVASAQVRQRDGKVLSITHEK; from the coding sequence ATGAAACGGCGTGTCAGCCTGATGATCCTGTTCACTGCCATCGCAGCAGTTGCTCTCGCCCAGCTTCCCGTTGCTGTTCCCGACGAGGCAACTGCGGTGAGGGTCGCTGAAAAAGCATTAGCAAAAGTGTACGGTGAAAAGAAGATCGCGTCAGAGCGACCGTTCAAAGCTAGTTTGCGGGACGGAATTTGGAAGGTCTGGGGAACGCTTTATTGCAAGGATCAGCATGGCAACATGATCACCGATGCCTGTGTAGGCGGAGTTGCAAGCGCCCAGGTCAGACAGAGGGACGGCAAAGTGCTGAGCATAACGCACGAGAAATAG